In the Telopea speciosissima isolate NSW1024214 ecotype Mountain lineage chromosome 2, Tspe_v1, whole genome shotgun sequence genome, one interval contains:
- the LOC122651230 gene encoding uncharacterized protein LOC122651230 has translation MVGLKDPKIITIFVFLMTYLVLGKSTAKGGRSLSRKQEDDDLDLELQLKLLNKPAVKSIKTKYGDIYDCVDIKKQPAFDHPLLRNHTIQMEPSSFPVGLINKELLESKPSKIRVKSNRCPPRTILIRRTQKKDIIRAKSQVRRYPRYTHQLTAKNPGYHFATFQIGNSYIKSYERFFSINQFSGAVLWVENGPIDQLNSIQLGWMVNPKLFGDNRTRSFSYRTADGFHKTGCFNLLCPGFVQVSRKQAFGTPYMKIPIHGGVQYEDDFLLFKDPKSGNWWYTTTYDGRQEPVGYWPSSLFTTLRDSASMIASGGEVYSPTSESSPQMGNGHLPTIPVDTESTAYARMLQFVDENFSLVDPPASLLGFHMDSPTCYEVESVVSQQKDWINSILFGGPGGVCGI, from the exons ATGGTTGGGCTAAAGGATCCAAAGATTAtaactatttttgttttcttaatgaCATATTTGGTGTTGGGCAAGAGTACAGCCAAAGGAGGTAGAAGTCTATCTAGAAAACAAGAAGATGACGATCTGGATTTGGAGTTGCAACTCAAGCTCCTTAACAAGCCAGCAGTGAAGTCCATAAAA ACTAAATATGGAGATATTTATGATTGCGTGGATATCAAGAAGCAACCAGCATTCGATCACCCCTTACTCAGAAATCATACCATTCAG ATGGAACCCAGTTCCTTTCCAGTAGGGTTGATTAACAAAGAATTATTGGAATCCAAACCTTCAAAAATCAGAGTCAAGAGTAATAGGTGTCCACCACGGACAATCTTAATACGGAGAACTCAAAAGAAGGATATAATAAGGGCCAAATCTCAAGTAAGAAGATATCCCAGATATACCCATCAGCTCACAGCAAAAAATCCTGGGTATCAT TTTGCAACATTTCAAATAGGAAATTCATATATTAAGTCTTATG AGAGGTTTTTTTCGATCAACCAATTCAGTGGAGCAGTGTTATGGGTTGAAAATGGGCCTATAGATCAACTCAACAGTATTCAACTTGGATGGATG GTAAATCCAAAGTTATTTGGTGATAACAGAACTCGGAGTTTTTCTTATCGGACG GCAGATGGATTTCACAAGACAGGTTGCTTTAATCTACTATGCCCAGGTTTCGTACAAGTCAGCCGTAAACAGGCCTTCGGTACTCCCTATATGAAAATTCCCATCCATGGAGGAGTGCAATATGAGGATGATTTTCTTCTGTTCAAG GATCCAAAATCTGGAAATTGGTGGTATACTACGACTTATGATGGAAGACAGGAGCCTGTCGGATATTGGCCATCATCCTTATTCACAACCTTAAGAGACTCTGCATCTATGATAGCATCTGGTGGGGAGGTCTATAGCCCTACAAGTGAAAGTAGCCCTCAGATGGGAAACGGCCATTTACCAACAATACCAGTCGACACTGAATCGACAGCTTATGCCAGAATGTTACAATTCGTGGATGAGAATTTTTCCCTAGTGGATCCACCTGCTTCTTTATTGGGGTTTCATATGGATAGTCCTACATGCTATGAGGTGGAATCAGTAGTTTCTCAACAAAAAGATTGGATAAATTCGATCTTATTTGGAGGACCAGGTGGTGTATGTGGAATTTGA
- the LOC122651229 gene encoding transcription factor MYB26-like — MGHHCCSKQKVKRGLWSPEEDDKLLKYITTYGHGCWSSVPKLAGLQRCGKSCRLRWINYLRPDLKRGSFSELEERIIIDVHRILGNRWAQIAKHLPGRTDNEVKNFWNSCVKKKLIAQGLDPKTHNLLSSHQSITTNNNKQDAFNNFHINYQEPISSIFSVRSCSHMRDGPKNTNPPFITLLPSPPPPPPPPPPPSFAASATAHMMTIDPTYEHQNHPPSLGWTVEAGQNSQVSSGFASRSSIESTPISSSSIIGSDELGFLDENLMWDAGVVEPLEPPRLVEETQLEKAQKTYEADEFIETNEVQSGGQNIQSSSSFNSSNFDLDFVESTMMSYGGGMYCSMSSMDQLAWDC; from the exons ATGGGTCATCACTGCTGCAGCAAACAGAAAGTTAAGAGAGGGTTATGGTCTCCAGAAGAAGATGATAAACTCCTCAAATACATCACCACTTATGGCCATGGTTGTTGGAGTTCTGTTCCAAAACTAGCAG GATTGCAGAGGTGTGGAAAGAGTTGCAGACTTAGATGGATTAACTACCTGAGACCAGACTTGAAGAGGGGTTCTTTTTCTGAACTAGAAGAAAGAATCATCATTGATGTCCATAGAATTCTAGGCAACAG ATGGGCTCAGATAGCTAAGCATCTACCAGGGAGAACAGATAATGAGGTGAAGAATTTCTGGAACTCATGTGTTAAGAAAAAGCTGATAGCACAAGGGTTGGACCCAAAAACTCACAATCTCCTTTCCTCTCATCAAAGTATTACCACCAACAATAACAAGCAGGATGCTTTCAATAATTTTCATATTAATTACCAAGAACccatttcttcaattttctctGTTCGTAGTTGTTCACATATGAGAGATGGACCAAAAAACACAAACCCACCTTTTATCACATTATTgccctctcctcctcctcctcctcctcctcctcctcctccatcttTTGCAGCTAGTGCTACTGCTCACATGATGACCATTGATCCCACCTATGAACACCAGAACCACCCTCCTAGTCTTGGTTGGACTGTTGAAGCAGGCCAAAACTCTCAGGTTTCATCTGGTTTTGCTAGTAGATCTTCGATTGAGAGCACACCCATATCCTCCTCTTCGATAATTGGATCTGATGAGCTTGGTTTTTTAGATGAGAATCTTATGTGGGATGCTGGTGTTGTTGAACCCTTAGAACCTCCAAGGCTGGTGGAAGAGACACAGCTGGAGAAAGCCCAGAAGACATATGAAGCTGATGAGTTCATTGAAACCAATGAAGTGCAGAGTGGTGGTCAAAACATACAAAGCAGTTCTTCATTCAACAGTTCTAACTTCGATCTTGACTTTGTGGAGTCTACAATGATGTCTTATGGTGGAGGAATGTATTGCAGTATGAGCTCCATGGATCAACTTGCATGGGATTGTTAG